One window of the Actinomyces procaprae genome contains the following:
- a CDS encoding ABC transporter ATP-binding protein, translated as MNDTEPVPAASGLRVRGLSIVYPVARGAAPLTAVDGVDLDVPRGQILALLGASGSGKSSLLRAVAGLEDITAGTITWDGDDVVPVPVHRRGFGLMFQDGQLFPFRDVAGNIGYGLAGRPRAERARRVEEVLDVVGLPGYGARAVNTLSGGQAQRVVLARALAPRPRLLLLDEPLSALDRALREQLAADLRGILKAQGTTALYVTHDQDEAMTVADRVGVMEAGRLLRVDSPERLWAAPGSARVARFLGFGPVLDADAAARLGWSALLKGRPGEYLALAPGALTVVGADAGNGDDGGAPGGGAASTGTVGCELSVRARVAAVRMRGGRRVVEVGLAGQTASAASSDGDAEPVRAGQEVTVQLDPRRTAVVRV; from the coding sequence ATGAATGACACCGAACCCGTGCCCGCCGCCTCGGGCCTGCGTGTGCGCGGCCTGAGCATCGTCTACCCGGTCGCCCGCGGCGCGGCACCCCTGACCGCCGTCGACGGCGTCGACCTCGACGTCCCCCGCGGACAGATCCTCGCCCTGCTCGGGGCGTCCGGCTCCGGCAAGTCCTCCCTGCTGCGTGCCGTCGCCGGCCTGGAGGACATCACCGCCGGCACCATCACCTGGGACGGCGACGACGTCGTCCCCGTGCCAGTGCACCGGCGCGGCTTCGGGCTCATGTTCCAGGACGGGCAGCTGTTCCCCTTCCGCGACGTCGCCGGCAACATCGGCTACGGACTGGCCGGCCGCCCGCGCGCCGAGCGGGCGCGCCGGGTGGAGGAGGTGCTCGACGTCGTCGGCCTGCCTGGCTACGGAGCCCGGGCGGTGAACACGCTGTCGGGCGGGCAGGCGCAACGGGTCGTGCTCGCCCGGGCGCTCGCGCCGCGCCCGCGGCTACTGCTGCTGGACGAGCCGCTGTCCGCCCTGGACCGCGCCCTGCGCGAGCAGCTCGCCGCCGACCTGCGCGGCATTCTGAAGGCGCAGGGCACCACCGCGCTGTATGTCACTCACGACCAGGACGAGGCCATGACGGTCGCCGACCGGGTCGGCGTCATGGAAGCCGGCCGGCTGCTGCGGGTGGACTCCCCGGAGCGGCTGTGGGCCGCCCCCGGCAGCGCGCGGGTCGCCCGGTTCCTCGGCTTCGGGCCGGTGCTCGACGCCGACGCCGCCGCCCGCCTGGGCTGGTCCGCTCTCCTGAAGGGGCGGCCGGGGGAGTATCTGGCACTGGCGCCCGGGGCACTGACGGTTGTAGGAGCTGACGCCGGGAATGGGGACGACGGCGGGGCTCCGGGCGGCGGGGCCGCCTCCACGGGGACGGTCGGCTGCGAACTCAGCGTGCGAGCACGGGTGGCTGCGGTGCGCATGCGCGGCGGGCGGCGCGTCGTCGAGGTCGGACTCGCCGGGCAGACGGCGTCGGCGGCGTCGTCCGACGGTGATGCGGAGCCGGTGCGGGCGGGGCAGGAGGTGACGGTGCAGCTTGACCCGCGCCGTACCGCGGTGGTGCGGGTCTGA